The region gtgggccgaagggcctgttttcccactgtgtctctaagctaaatgaaactaaactaaaagatagaaAGCAGGTCTTTTCAATGTGCAAGTAGATATTTTCCATTTTATTATTGCAGTCACTCAAACAAAAACAAGGTTTTTTTTTATCGCTTTGAAGATTTTATTACTATACTACAGAGTACACAGTTATTGCAGACGAGAGCAAATCAAAAGCTTAACACAGCTTCTCCATTCAGCAACATTATTTGTTAAGCACCTGGGTGATTACTAATGCAATTTTCAGTAGTGGGTTTAATGAGAATGGCAGCAGACTCACAATCGTCACAGATTCTGGGCCATTTAATGCGCTGCCCAATGAACATGGAGGATGAGCATTTATTAAACCACCACCCACTACCATGTATCATTGCACAATTTTTTTGGGCATCTCTGTCATTGTCATTATCTGCAGTGGAAAACATCATGTTATCACTTTCAGTCAACACATCATGATATTTAGAATAATTGAGGGGATAACCAAGTCTTAGTGCGTAGTTATTTTCCTCCCCGTCAATATTAAAGCTGGAGTAATCAACATCCACAAATTGCGTACCGTTCTGAATGACAAATCTCACTTCAAAGCGCTGTTGCTTTGTGATGGAGTGCATATGTTCGTTTCCAAGCCAGTAGCTGCCTTCGAGATTGCCGAAGGTAGTTTTGTAATCTTCCCACGTTTTATGGGAAAATACGTTGCTGCCTTTCTTGACTTTCTGCAGCAGGATCCAGCCGCCACCTTCTGTTTTCATGTCACAGTATACCAACACTGGTGCACTGGTCTTTGGCTTGATAACATAGATGCCGTTGGCCTTATTTCCGAAACGGTTTATTGCCTTGCAGTCTTGGTGGAGATGCACTGTAAAATCAATGGTGAGAATACAGAGTTATACCCGTTCGCATCTTGGGGAATTATAATAATTCTGCACAGCGGAAAGCAATCAAGCTCAAGAAAAGTGCTGCAGATCCCGGAAACCTGAAATGAAaagagaaaatggtggaaatgctcaaaacgtctgtggagaaagaaatggaAATGGAGgtaaaaaataaaagcagaaaatactggaaaatactctgtagtataagaagataactgcagatgctggtacaaatcgaaggtatttattcacaaaatgctggagtaactcagcaggtcaggcaacatctcgggagagaaggaatgggtgacgtttcgggtcgagacccttcttcagtctgaagaagggtctcgacccgaaacgtcacccattccttctctcccgagatgctgcctgacctgctgagttactccagcattttgtgaataaatacctggaaaaTACTCTATCTGACTATTCTGAAGGAAGGTAATCTCACCTCCAAATAACTTTTTTTCTATCTGCATAGCTACCGtccgatctgctgagtatttccagcgagCTTTGCTTACATATAAAAAGTATCAAAGGACACAAATTAATTTTGTGTCGCCAAAGGTTTTACATCAAAgtgcaaaacatttataaataTGGTCAGTAATtgtaaaatcatttaaaaaaaacacctttCAAGTTCTCGAATCAATTTTCCTCGCCATTGGTCACGAATAGTGCAAACTATTATTTGTCCAATAATGCTGATTTGGTAACGAAAATAAAGTGTCGGGGCTGATGGGGAGAATgcaagaaaatggggttgggagggaaagatacatcagccaagattgaatggcagagtagacttgatggtccgaatggcctaattctgctcctagaacttatgaagaaaAGTCCATGTGTTAAAGAGATATTTTTGTGTATCAACCCTAGTGCAGGTTGAAATCAGACAAATCAAATCCATTTGATTTGTTATTGATGTCAAGCCTATGTTACCGATCTGGCCATTAGACACCATCTACAAACTAGAACTACAACCACATTTTATGCAACCCGAACAAAATAACTTTCAATTGATCTACCTGCCAAAGTCTTACACTAGACATGGCTGGGATCTATGTAATAGCCTCCAATGGTAAAACGTCACTGCTTGTCTTGAGATCAAGTTATGACTCTACACAGTATATCACCCAACTTTATCTCAAAGGAACAATCAGAAATATTTGGTATCGCCACAGAGATTTGAAACCACTGTTCAGGTGATTGAATAGTTCAGATGCAGAAAGCGTACACTGAGACCAAACAGATCCTAGTTATTTACCATGTCCATTTGTCCATGTCTTTAGATTCTCAATTTTCATTTTCTGCTCATTTGTCAACGCATGGCCATTTCCAATTCCACTGAAGTAGGTACGAAATTCATTCGTCACAGCAGAACATTTTCCAATCGCAAAGATGGTGAGGAGCAACGAGCCCAGTATTCCGTGGGAAAGCATGCTGCAACGGCTGAAAAAAGGTAAATATCTTTCATTAAACATTGCAACGGTTAATTCTTAAGCTAACatagaccctttttaaaattaagacAACTTACTGAAGTGAATTCCTTATTGAAGGAACTGACTGAAATATAGAAGCTCGGTGCAACTCTGCTGCATTTTATACTGTAAGTAGATTGGATGTAAAATCATTAACGTCATGATTATTTACACTCGTTTTATGGAGCAATCTGCAAGTTTTATTGTCAAGTACACATCTTAACAGCTTGTATATAGCAGTTGGTAATTTATGCCTATCTGTTGGAATGTAAGATATAATAATTCCCTTGCATTTAAAAAAGTTATAGATATTAAGCAATATGCAAAAAGGGAGCCACGGCAAAGTAGGAGTCATGGTGCTGTTGGGGCATTGAACCAAACAATGGGTGGAGATGTCACATTAAAACGCCGCTGATTTTAGATCAATGGGATTCCCTTCAATACTCTTAATCCAGACTGCAGTTCTAAACTCTGGCTTGTTTGTGAATGGAAGAATACAGTTTGTtgtggagaaggagagagagaacagaTGAGGTTTATTAGATGCGTTCTTGAACTAAAGGGGATAttttatgaggaaagactgagtATATTAGCTGcatatgtatgtaggttaattggctgggtaaatgtaaaaattgtccctagtgggtgtaggatagtgttaatgtacggggatcgctgggcggcacggacttggtgggccgaaaaggcctgtttccggctgtatatatatgatatgatatgatatgatatgatatccccaAGTGTTCAGAAAGAGAGATCATTCTACTGAATTATGTTAGAACGTGAGGGAACCTGAGAGGGTAGATGTTGTAAGGGCGCTCCTGCGGGTGGGAGAATCTCGAACAAGATAAAGAGACCAGATAAGGAGACTTTAGATAGTAGACTCTTTCTTACATTAAGCCAACTTACTAAAGTCTAAGAGTCTTCATAAAGACAAAGAGAGATAAAGAGTTAGAACGGAATCAAAAATTGAATTATTCTctcagtggggagaggggggtggaggattgCTGGAGGATTTCCATGCCCAAGGAGCTGGCAATGTTttatttagggcagcacagtggcacagcggtagagttgctgcctcacaacgccagagacatgggttcaatcctgactacagaaatcgtccgtacggagtttgtacgttctccctgtgaccgcatgggttgctGCTGTTTCCTCtttcacgccaaagacgtgcaagttttctaggttaattagcttctgtaaattcaccctagtgtgtaggatgcaatcgctggtcggcatggacagggtgggtcgaagggcctgtttccttgctgtgtctctaagctatctcgaaactaaacactgAGTGTGCACAAGATTGAACTAAGTAGATATGTCAACTTACAGAGGAACCAAGGGTGGTAAGGATAAGACAGGGAATTGGAATCATGGCCAATGATTACATCAGTCATGACCTTACTAACTGGCCTGTTGGACACGGTGTTCCAGTTgcctctttcgtatgtcaactacaacaatcaaaagtggcaattgatgccttgctg is a window of Rhinoraja longicauda isolate Sanriku21f chromosome 8, sRhiLon1.1, whole genome shotgun sequence DNA encoding:
- the LOC144596140 gene encoding fibrinogen-like protein 1-like protein: MLSHGILGSLLLTIFAIGKCSAVTNEFRTYFSGIGNGHALTNEQKMKIENLKTWTNGHVHLHQDCKAINRFGNKANGIYVIKPKTSAPVLVYCDMKTEGGGWILLQKVKKGSNVFSHKTWEDYKTTFGNLEGSYWLGNEHMHSITKQQRFEVRFVIQNGTQFVDVDYSSFNIDGEENNYALRLGYPLNYSKYHDVLTESDNMMFSTADNDNDRDAQKNCAMIHGSGWWFNKCSSSMFIGQRIKWPRICDDCESAAILIKPTTENCISNHPGA